The DNA segment CCGGTGTAGCCCCAGTACTCCTTGAGGCAGCGCTGGAACGCCTTCCAGCTGTTGGTGCCGAGCTGCCCGTCGATCGCGCCGGTGTAGCCCCAGTACTGCTTCAGCCAGCCTTGGACCTTCTTGGCCTCGGCGGCGCTCAGGCCGAGGTTGTTCACCGCGAGGACGGAGACCTCGGAGCTCACGGCCGGCTGTGTGTCCGGTGCCGCGAAGCTGGTGCCCGCGGTGGCGAGGCTTCCGGCGGCAAGGCCGATCACGGCGCTGACGCTGACGAGGGTCCTCGTCCAGACATTCGGTCGCATGCGTTTCCCTCTCGCTCTGTCTCGGGTGGCGGCCCCTGCCGCCGGGCTGGCGAAACGAGCGTGCCGCCCCCGCG comes from the Streptomyces sp. NBC_00443 genome and includes:
- a CDS encoding peptidoglycan-binding domain-containing protein, whose product is MRPNVWTRTLVSVSAVIGLAAGSLATAGTSFAAPDTQPAVSSEVSVLAVNNLGLSAAEAKKVQGWLKQYWGYTGAIDGQLGTNSWKAFQRCLKEYWGYTGAIDGIVGSGTIKALQRLLQHYGYTGAIDGIAGSGTKAAFRNFANSR